A window of the Pontibacillus yanchengensis genome harbors these coding sequences:
- a CDS encoding cysteine desulfurase family protein, whose amino-acid sequence MIYFDNSATTKPYPEVLQSFHQVADTYYGNPSSIHRFGSDSERLLNQSKKQAAQLLSIDPEEIIFTSGGTEGNNLAIKGIALQHQNRGKHIITSSIEHPSVLEACKALEGLGFEVTYLQVNEEGIIDLSDLEKSIREDTILISIMHVNNELGSIQPIQQIGKIANRYPKLYFHVDYVQGLGKVPLDFHKNNIDLCTMSSHKIHGLKGTGILFVKKNTSLFPLLHGGSQEASYRAGTENLPGIVSMVKALRMTLEHQRSHLATLQKMHEKIRVSLEEMSGVIVNTPENAAPHILNFSLPGFKPEVVIHALGEQGVFISTKSACSSKDADESAILIACGANHERASSALRISLSYFNTNKEVDSFLRTFRNVIDQLSEVMG is encoded by the coding sequence ATGATCTATTTTGATAATAGTGCCACAACAAAGCCATATCCCGAAGTATTACAGAGTTTTCACCAAGTAGCCGATACCTATTATGGTAATCCTTCCTCTATTCATCGCTTCGGAAGTGATTCAGAACGGTTATTGAATCAGTCAAAAAAACAAGCTGCTCAGCTATTATCGATTGATCCAGAGGAAATCATTTTTACATCGGGTGGAACAGAGGGAAACAACTTAGCCATTAAAGGGATTGCACTTCAACATCAAAATCGAGGTAAGCATATTATTACGTCATCCATTGAACATCCTTCTGTATTAGAAGCATGTAAAGCTTTAGAAGGGTTAGGATTTGAAGTAACCTATTTACAAGTGAATGAAGAGGGAATTATTGATCTTTCTGATTTAGAAAAATCTATACGAGAAGATACGATCCTCATTAGTATTATGCACGTGAATAATGAACTTGGATCGATACAACCTATACAACAAATTGGTAAGATTGCAAATCGTTATCCAAAGCTTTATTTTCATGTTGATTATGTACAAGGATTAGGTAAAGTCCCGTTGGATTTTCATAAAAACAATATTGATCTGTGTACGATGTCTAGTCATAAAATACATGGGTTGAAAGGAACTGGTATTCTCTTTGTAAAGAAAAATACCTCCCTTTTCCCATTGTTGCATGGTGGTAGCCAAGAAGCATCCTATCGAGCTGGGACAGAAAATTTACCTGGTATAGTATCTATGGTAAAAGCGTTAAGGATGACTCTTGAGCACCAACGAAGTCACCTTGCCACTTTGCAAAAAATGCACGAAAAGATTAGGGTGAGCTTAGAGGAAATGAGTGGAGTGATTGTCAATACACCTGAAAATGCTGCTCCTCATATCCTTAATTTCTCCTTGCCAGGGTTTAAGCCTGAAGTTGTTATTCATGCACTTGGAGAACAAGGTGTATTCATATCTACAAAATCAGCTTGTTCTTCTAAGGATGCTGATGAGAGTGCTATTCTTATAGCCTGTGGTGCTAACCATGAACGAGCGTCATCTGCGCTCAGAATTAGTTTGTCTTATTTTAACACCAACAAAGAAGTAGATAGTTTCCTTCGTACGTTTAGAAATGTAATCGATCAACTAAGTGAAGTAATGGGGTAG
- the thiI gene encoding tRNA uracil 4-sulfurtransferase ThiI, producing MQYDHILIRYGEMSLKGKNRKHFVAKLYENVKSKLQSFPDIKIKRNRDRMYILLNGEDPQPIMDQIKDVFGIQSFSLAVKVNSTEEEIKAGALFALTKPENVKTFKVSVRRVNKNFPINSQDMNRVIGGHLLRNTEGYQVDVHQPDMEIMVEIRRDGTYITSEKIKGAGGLPVGTTGKSLLLLSGGIDSPVAGYLTMKRGVEIEAIHFHSPPYTSERSKQKVLELAQKLTRFGNKVRVHIVPFTKLQQSLYRQIPEEYGMTVMRRLMLRISEHVAEREDILSFTTGESLGQVASQTMESMNAINEVTNYPIIRPLVAMDKLDIIELSKKIDTYEISIRPYEDCCTVFVPSQPKTRPTREKINELEAKVDFTQELEETLENIETLEFREEHSEQENEFSDLL from the coding sequence ATGCAATATGATCATATATTAATCCGTTATGGAGAAATGTCATTAAAAGGGAAGAATCGCAAGCATTTTGTAGCAAAGCTATATGAAAATGTGAAGTCTAAATTACAGTCTTTCCCTGATATAAAAATCAAACGAAACCGTGACCGTATGTATATCCTTTTGAATGGTGAGGATCCTCAACCAATTATGGATCAAATTAAGGATGTCTTTGGAATTCAATCATTTAGCTTAGCTGTAAAAGTAAACAGTACGGAGGAAGAAATTAAAGCAGGTGCTTTGTTCGCTTTAACAAAGCCAGAGAATGTTAAGACATTTAAAGTATCTGTTCGTAGAGTTAATAAGAACTTTCCTATCAACTCACAAGATATGAACCGTGTTATTGGAGGCCATCTTCTGCGAAATACGGAGGGTTATCAAGTTGATGTTCATCAACCAGATATGGAAATCATGGTAGAGATTAGAAGAGATGGAACCTATATCACCTCGGAGAAAATTAAGGGTGCCGGAGGACTTCCTGTAGGCACAACCGGAAAGAGCCTTCTCCTTTTATCAGGTGGAATCGATAGTCCTGTAGCAGGTTATTTGACAATGAAGCGAGGTGTTGAAATTGAAGCCATTCATTTTCATTCTCCTCCTTACACCAGTGAGAGATCAAAGCAAAAGGTATTAGAACTTGCACAGAAGTTAACCAGATTTGGTAACAAAGTACGTGTCCATATTGTCCCATTTACGAAATTGCAACAGTCGCTTTATCGACAGATACCAGAGGAATATGGGATGACGGTAATGAGACGATTAATGTTACGCATCAGTGAGCATGTTGCCGAGCGAGAGGACATTCTTTCCTTTACCACAGGGGAAAGCCTTGGTCAGGTTGCCAGTCAAACGATGGAAAGTATGAATGCAATCAATGAGGTAACGAATTATCCAATTATAAGACCGTTAGTAGCAATGGATAAACTTGATATTATCGAACTATCCAAAAAGATCGATACGTATGAGATTTCTATACGCCCATATGAGGATTGCTGTACAGTCTTTGTTCCGAGTCAGCCCAAGACAAGACCTACTCGTGAAAAAATCAATGAGCTTGAAGCTAAAGTTGACTTTACTCAAGAATTAGAAGAAACGTTAGAAAACATCGAAACATTAGAGTTCCGGGAAGAACATAGTGAACAAGAGAACGAATTTTCTGATCTGTTATAA
- a CDS encoding alpha/beta-type small acid-soluble spore protein, producing the protein MAYNNSNELVVPGVQQALDQMKTEIAQEFGVQLGPDSTSRQNGSVGGEITKRLVQMAEQQYGGKQ; encoded by the coding sequence ATGGCATATAACAACTCTAACGAACTTGTAGTACCTGGTGTACAACAAGCTTTAGATCAAATGAAAACTGAAATTGCTCAAGAATTTGGTGTACAACTTGGTCCAGATTCAACTTCTCGTCAAAACGGATCAGTTGGCGGTGAAATCACGAAACGTCTAGTTCAAATGGCGGAACAGCAATACGGTGGTAAACAATAA